A region from the Solibacillus sp. FSL H8-0523 genome encodes:
- a CDS encoding EAL domain-containing protein, whose translation MSEFDNRSLSDAEMYFWLCQMARQLDVAAVIVNIKKGCTIDFVNHVFSQMTEYSEYDMNGATLAKLHGPSSDLLNEEAIQESIENGLTFKTSSLHYRKDGSIFWNEVNNLPMRNQLGELQYSLILMKDATEAMNVESLIELERDVFFSLENGTAVEQVLNNICSTVGATFGKKCVCSIALVDEHNRLKRVYGDLASERNTFPEEFFLIGLTYREQQLIKKPVILNNLHESDYQQIFAPLLEKYPFFSMWSQPILNTEGTVIGLFTIYFEQAIEPKAADFKFLNRIAPIITLAVKYFDQKNAIHQLAYQDVATGLKNFEHFKSSMMALIAHGCEGYLYIIEPGEYQNIVDLHGRQGGDEILRQLACRLQNLSTYDDSVIARYTNSSIIVASRQSFKEINIPQQEKDELLFEPYYIHEKETYVTLKVGKSAFNKYEPFMEAIRQADTALSNALKATGTVVKKFEQSHLESVEEEMNILVHIAKGLKNDEFFPMLQPKVNIATGEIESFEALARWISAEIGFVSPALFIPIAENTGNIYKIDREILRKVLQWQQNRMELGRKLYQVSVNISPTHFYHPGFVESAVALIESYQVNPKYIKFEITESVELDNVKRAKKIINELKTYGIDTSIDDFGVGYSSLSYLQELPFEEIKIDKSFVDYLADSRMNAVVKTIIQLSKNLNMVSVAEGIETEEQHEELKRLGCQTGQGYYYYRPMPLDDIDKLLEDTVHVMGEC comes from the coding sequence ATGAGCGAATTCGATAATCGAAGTTTAAGTGACGCAGAGATGTATTTTTGGCTCTGTCAAATGGCCAGGCAATTAGATGTTGCAGCTGTAATTGTCAATATCAAAAAGGGTTGTACGATTGATTTTGTGAACCATGTGTTTTCACAAATGACCGAGTACAGTGAATATGACATGAATGGCGCAACTTTAGCCAAATTACATGGGCCATCATCAGATTTATTAAATGAAGAAGCTATTCAAGAGAGTATTGAAAATGGTTTGACGTTTAAAACTTCTTCGTTACATTACCGCAAGGATGGTTCAATATTTTGGAATGAAGTAAACAATTTACCAATGCGGAATCAGCTAGGGGAATTACAATATAGTTTGATCCTGATGAAGGATGCAACCGAAGCAATGAATGTTGAATCGCTGATTGAATTAGAGCGGGATGTGTTCTTTAGCCTAGAGAATGGCACGGCAGTCGAACAAGTATTAAATAATATTTGTAGTACAGTGGGCGCAACTTTTGGGAAGAAGTGTGTATGTTCGATTGCGTTAGTCGATGAACACAATCGGCTGAAAAGGGTCTACGGTGATCTAGCTAGTGAGCGAAATACTTTCCCAGAAGAGTTCTTCTTAATCGGGTTAACCTATCGTGAACAGCAACTTATCAAAAAGCCCGTAATACTAAATAATTTACATGAATCGGATTATCAACAGATTTTTGCACCTCTCCTTGAAAAATATCCGTTTTTTTCTATGTGGAGCCAGCCGATTTTAAATACAGAAGGTACAGTTATTGGTTTATTCACAATCTATTTTGAGCAAGCGATTGAACCAAAGGCAGCTGACTTTAAATTTTTAAATCGTATTGCACCGATCATTACACTTGCGGTCAAATACTTTGACCAAAAAAATGCGATTCACCAATTAGCGTATCAAGACGTGGCAACCGGTTTAAAAAATTTCGAACACTTCAAAAGTAGTATGATGGCGTTAATCGCACATGGCTGCGAAGGCTATCTTTATATTATTGAACCAGGTGAATATCAAAATATTGTCGATTTACATGGACGACAGGGCGGCGATGAAATTTTAAGGCAACTCGCATGTCGCTTGCAAAACTTATCAACGTATGATGATTCGGTCATTGCCCGTTATACAAATTCTTCAATTATTGTAGCGAGTCGTCAATCGTTTAAGGAAATAAATATTCCACAACAGGAAAAGGATGAACTGCTGTTTGAGCCGTATTATATTCATGAAAAAGAAACTTATGTCACGCTGAAAGTCGGTAAATCTGCGTTTAATAAATATGAACCGTTTATGGAAGCAATCCGCCAAGCAGACACAGCACTATCGAATGCATTAAAAGCTACAGGCACCGTCGTTAAAAAGTTTGAACAAAGCCATCTTGAATCGGTAGAAGAAGAAATGAATATACTTGTACATATTGCAAAAGGGTTGAAAAATGATGAATTTTTCCCGATGTTACAGCCAAAAGTAAATATCGCTACTGGGGAGATCGAAAGCTTCGAAGCATTGGCTCGTTGGATTTCTGCAGAGATTGGCTTTGTATCGCCTGCATTATTTATTCCGATTGCCGAAAATACAGGGAATATCTATAAAATCGACCGTGAAATACTACGTAAAGTATTACAATGGCAGCAAAACCGTATGGAGCTTGGACGAAAGCTTTATCAAGTTTCGGTCAATATATCGCCAACGCACTTTTATCATCCGGGCTTTGTTGAAAGCGCCGTTGCCTTAATTGAAAGCTATCAGGTAAATCCGAAGTATATTAAGTTCGAAATTACCGAAAGTGTTGAATTAGACAATGTGAAGCGTGCGAAAAAAATAATTAATGAATTAAAAACATATGGAATTGACACATCGATTGACGATTTCGGTGTAGGCTATTCGTCGTTAAGCTATTTACAGGAGCTACCATTTGAAGAAATTAAAATTGATAAAAGCTTTGTCGATTATTTAGCAGATTCACGCATGAATGCTGTTGTAAAAACGATTATTCAGCTATCAAAAAATTTAAATATGGTTTCTGTCGCAGAAGGCATTGAAACCGAAGAACAGCATGAGGAATTAAAACGACTCGGCTGTCAAACTGGCCAAGGCTATTATTATTATCGACCAATGCCACTTGATGATATTGATAAATTACTCGAGGATACCGTACATGTAATGGGGGAATGTTAA
- a CDS encoding RicAFT regulatory complex protein RicA family protein, producing the protein MTTKLYTKDEIVEKAKEIAHMIANTEEVEFFKKAEEQINENQFVREKIASLKTLQKQAVNFQHLGKERALKTMETKIEGIEQEIDELPVVQQFKQSQVEVNDLLQLVSSAIANTVTNEVIASTDGDLLKGETGSKVRNSVPGSCS; encoded by the coding sequence ATGACAACAAAATTGTATACGAAAGACGAAATCGTAGAAAAGGCGAAAGAAATTGCCCACATGATTGCGAACACAGAAGAAGTGGAGTTTTTCAAAAAAGCAGAAGAGCAAATTAACGAAAACCAATTTGTTCGCGAAAAAATTGCTTCATTAAAAACATTACAAAAGCAAGCTGTGAACTTCCAGCACTTAGGGAAAGAGCGCGCGCTAAAAACAATGGAAACAAAGATTGAAGGCATTGAACAGGAAATCGATGAATTACCAGTTGTTCAACAATTCAAGCAGTCTCAAGTAGAGGTTAACGATTTATTGCAACTTGTATCAAGTGCGATTGCCAATACCGTAACAAACGAAGTCATCGCTTCAACTGACGGCGACTTACTAAAAGGAGAAACAGGTTCAAAAGTACGCAACAGTGTACCTGGTTCATGTTCATAA
- the miaB gene encoding tRNA (N6-isopentenyl adenosine(37)-C2)-methylthiotransferase MiaB: MNEEQRLASQQIKQPKEEKDYSKYFEKVFTAPSLKDAKKRGKEEVKYHKDFDIEDKFLGMGQDRKFYIRTYGCQMNEHDTEVMAGIFMQLGYTSTENIEEADVVLLNTCAIRENAENKVFGELGFLLKYKRKNPEMLIGVCGCMSQEESVVNKILKQYQHVDMVFGTHNIHRLPNILHDAYMAKEMVVEVWSKEGDVIENLPKKRLGSIKAWVNIMYGCDKFCTYCIVPYTRGKERSRRPDEIIQEVRELAAQGYKEIMLLGQNVNAYGKDFDDIEYRLGDLMDELRKIDIPRIRFTTSHPRDFDDQLIEVLAKGGNLVDHIHLPVQSGSNDILKIMARKYTREHFLQLVDKIKAAIPNVTLTTDIIVGYPNETEEQFQETLDLYRQVGFAMAFTYIYSPREGTPAAKMVDNVSEEEKKDRLHRLNAVVGEFSAKALKDLEGQVVEVLVEGSSKRRDDVLAGYTRKNRLVNFKADPKYIGKLVHVKITEAKSYSLMGEFLEEVKEEVR; this comes from the coding sequence ATGAACGAAGAACAACGACTAGCTAGTCAGCAGATTAAACAACCAAAAGAAGAAAAAGACTATAGTAAATATTTTGAGAAAGTATTTACAGCTCCTTCACTAAAAGATGCGAAAAAACGCGGTAAAGAAGAAGTGAAATATCATAAGGATTTTGATATTGAAGACAAGTTTTTAGGAATGGGACAAGATCGTAAGTTTTATATTCGTACTTATGGCTGTCAAATGAATGAGCATGATACCGAAGTAATGGCTGGTATTTTCATGCAGCTTGGCTATACATCGACTGAAAACATTGAAGAAGCAGATGTGGTGTTACTGAACACATGTGCGATTCGTGAAAACGCAGAAAATAAAGTATTCGGTGAGCTAGGCTTCTTGTTAAAATATAAACGTAAAAATCCAGAAATGCTAATTGGCGTTTGTGGCTGTATGTCGCAAGAAGAATCAGTGGTAAACAAAATTTTAAAGCAGTATCAACATGTTGACATGGTATTCGGTACGCATAATATTCACCGCTTACCAAACATCCTACACGATGCGTATATGGCAAAAGAAATGGTTGTAGAAGTTTGGTCAAAAGAGGGCGACGTTATTGAGAACTTGCCGAAAAAACGTCTAGGCTCGATTAAAGCATGGGTGAATATCATGTACGGTTGCGATAAATTCTGTACATATTGCATCGTGCCATATACGCGCGGCAAAGAACGTTCACGTCGACCGGATGAAATTATTCAGGAAGTGCGTGAATTAGCAGCACAAGGCTACAAGGAAATTATGCTGCTTGGTCAAAACGTTAACGCCTATGGTAAAGACTTTGACGATATCGAATACCGTTTAGGGGATTTAATGGACGAATTACGCAAGATCGATATTCCGCGCATTCGTTTCACAACAAGTCACCCGCGCGATTTTGACGATCAGTTAATCGAAGTATTGGCTAAAGGTGGTAACTTAGTCGACCACATTCACTTACCAGTCCAATCTGGTTCGAATGACATTTTAAAAATTATGGCGCGTAAATATACACGCGAGCATTTCCTACAATTAGTTGATAAAATTAAAGCAGCGATTCCAAATGTGACATTAACTACGGACATTATTGTCGGTTATCCGAATGAAACAGAGGAACAATTCCAGGAAACGCTTGATTTATATCGCCAAGTAGGATTTGCGATGGCCTTTACGTATATTTACTCACCACGTGAAGGTACGCCGGCTGCGAAAATGGTCGATAACGTATCAGAGGAAGAAAAGAAAGACCGCCTGCACCGCTTAAATGCAGTCGTGGGTGAATTTTCTGCCAAAGCATTAAAAGATTTAGAAGGTCAAGTAGTAGAAGTATTGGTTGAAGGTAGCAGTAAAAGACGAGACGATGTTTTAGCTGGCTATACGCGAAAAAACCGTCTTGTGAACTTTAAGGCAGACCCCAAATATATTGGGAAGCTTGTGCATGTAAAAATTACAGAGGCTAAAAGCTACTCATTAATGGGTGAGTTTTTAGAAGAAGTGAAAGAAGAGGTGCGGTAG
- the lepA gene encoding translation elongation factor 4: MNREQRLKRQENIRNFSIIAHIDHGKSTLADRILETTQTVTQREMKSQLLDSMDLERERGITIKLNAVQLKYIAKNGETYTLHLIDTPGHVDFTYEVSRSLAACEGAILVVDAAQGIEAQTLANVYLALDNDLEILPVINKIDLPAADPERVRAEVEDVIGLDASEAVLASAKAGIGIVDILEQIVEKVPAPTGDPAAPLKALIFDSVYDAYKGVIISIRIIDGTVKPGDTIRMMATGAEFEVIEVGIHTPKSVPQAELTVGDVGYLTASIKNVQDTRVGDTVTHAGPHGATVPLEGYRKLNPMVYCGLYPIDTARYNDLREALEKLELNDSALQYEPETSQALGFGFRCGFLGLLHMEIIQERIEREFNIDLITTAPSVIYEVTKTDGSILKVDNPSMMPDPQKIDKIEEPYVKATIMVPNEYVGAVMELCQKKRGNFSGMDYMDETRVKIVYEMPLAEIVYDFFDFLKSNTKGYASFDYELIGYQPSKLNKMDILLNGEQVDALSFIVHKDFAYERGKIIVEKLKELIPRQQFEVPVQAAIGQKVVARSTIKSMGKNVLAKCYGGDISRKRKLLDKQKAGKKRMKQVGSVEVPQEAFMAVLKMDDTK; encoded by the coding sequence ATGAACCGAGAACAACGCTTAAAACGCCAAGAAAATATCCGAAATTTCTCGATTATCGCACATATCGACCACGGGAAATCAACGTTAGCGGACCGTATTTTAGAAACAACACAAACAGTGACACAACGCGAAATGAAATCTCAGCTTTTAGATTCAATGGATTTAGAGCGTGAGCGTGGGATTACGATTAAATTAAATGCTGTACAGCTAAAATATATAGCAAAAAATGGCGAAACGTATACGTTACATTTAATCGACACACCAGGACACGTCGATTTCACATACGAAGTGTCACGTTCATTAGCTGCATGTGAAGGGGCTATTTTAGTAGTCGATGCAGCTCAAGGGATCGAAGCACAAACGTTAGCAAACGTTTACTTAGCATTAGATAACGACCTTGAAATTTTACCAGTTATTAATAAAATCGATTTACCGGCAGCAGATCCTGAACGTGTGCGTGCTGAAGTAGAAGATGTTATTGGTTTAGATGCATCAGAAGCAGTACTGGCATCTGCTAAAGCGGGTATTGGTATTGTCGATATTTTAGAGCAAATTGTTGAAAAAGTTCCAGCACCAACTGGAGACCCAGCAGCGCCATTAAAAGCCCTTATTTTCGACTCTGTCTATGATGCCTATAAAGGTGTAATCATTTCGATTCGTATTATCGATGGTACAGTGAAGCCTGGTGATACGATTCGTATGATGGCAACGGGCGCGGAATTTGAAGTAATCGAAGTAGGGATTCATACACCGAAATCTGTACCACAAGCCGAATTAACAGTAGGTGACGTAGGTTACTTAACAGCATCAATTAAAAACGTGCAAGATACGCGTGTAGGTGACACAGTAACACATGCAGGTCCACATGGTGCAACAGTGCCGTTAGAAGGTTACCGTAAGTTAAACCCAATGGTATACTGCGGTCTTTACCCAATCGACACAGCGAGATACAACGATTTACGTGAAGCGTTAGAAAAATTAGAGTTAAATGACTCAGCGTTACAATATGAGCCAGAAACGTCTCAAGCGTTAGGCTTTGGTTTCCGTTGTGGTTTCTTAGGACTATTACACATGGAAATTATCCAAGAGCGTATCGAGCGTGAGTTCAACATTGACTTAATTACAACAGCGCCTTCTGTAATTTATGAAGTAACAAAAACAGATGGTTCGATTTTAAAAGTGGATAACCCATCAATGATGCCGGATCCACAAAAAATCGATAAAATCGAAGAGCCTTACGTAAAAGCAACAATCATGGTACCAAACGAATACGTTGGGGCTGTTATGGAGCTTTGTCAAAAGAAACGCGGTAACTTCTCAGGTATGGATTACATGGATGAGACACGCGTAAAAATCGTCTACGAAATGCCATTAGCAGAAATCGTTTATGACTTCTTTGACTTCTTAAAATCAAATACAAAAGGCTACGCATCATTTGACTATGAGTTAATTGGTTACCAGCCTTCGAAGTTAAACAAAATGGATATCCTATTAAACGGCGAGCAAGTCGATGCATTAAGCTTCATCGTGCACAAAGACTTTGCCTATGAACGCGGAAAAATCATCGTTGAGAAGCTAAAAGAATTAATTCCTCGTCAACAATTCGAGGTACCAGTTCAAGCAGCAATCGGCCAAAAAGTGGTTGCCCGTTCGACGATTAAATCAATGGGTAAAAACGTTCTTGCAAAATGTTACGGTGGTGACATTTCTCGTAAGCGTAAATTACTTGATAAGCAAAAAGCCGGTAAAAAACGTATGAAACAAGTAGGTTCAGTAGAAGTACCACAAGAAGCATTCATGGCGGTACTGAAGATGGATGATACGAAGTAA
- the spoIIP gene encoding stage II sporulation protein P, whose amino-acid sequence MCLQKLKRFTILLCLLFSLPILIGQLPFPNNKMATEKKEQPHFVYAATDVPAPAPVMEQIEPFHVLMLFTHSHESYKPIVEQTTGQKAVYDENTNIYSMQQMMAHYLELNDITPHFVDFDVMTEINLTNAKFHQAYKIARPVLANYLQESDYQLVIDFHRDSASKKVTTLKHKDETYAKIAFVVGADYAGFESNLGHANALSEQLNSIVPGISRGIMKKQGTGVNGVYNQDLSPNMLLIEFGGIDNTEQELQRTMAVLAQAIRLAFVETIV is encoded by the coding sequence ATGTGTTTGCAAAAACTAAAACGCTTTACGATCTTGCTATGCCTTTTATTTTCACTGCCTATACTGATTGGGCAACTCCCTTTTCCAAACAATAAAATGGCAACCGAAAAAAAAGAGCAGCCACATTTTGTGTATGCTGCAACAGATGTCCCAGCACCAGCGCCGGTAATGGAACAAATAGAACCGTTTCATGTATTGATGCTTTTTACACATTCACATGAATCCTATAAGCCGATTGTTGAGCAAACGACGGGGCAAAAAGCTGTATATGATGAAAACACCAATATTTACTCAATGCAGCAAATGATGGCGCACTATTTAGAGCTGAATGATATTACCCCGCATTTTGTAGATTTTGATGTGATGACCGAAATCAACTTAACGAATGCCAAGTTCCATCAAGCGTATAAAATTGCAAGACCGGTATTAGCGAATTATTTGCAAGAAAGCGATTATCAGTTAGTAATTGATTTCCATCGCGATTCTGCATCAAAAAAAGTAACGACGCTTAAACATAAAGATGAAACCTATGCGAAAATTGCCTTTGTCGTTGGCGCTGATTATGCTGGATTTGAATCGAATTTAGGGCATGCAAATGCACTAAGTGAACAATTAAACAGCATTGTACCAGGCATTTCACGCGGAATTATGAAAAAACAAGGTACGGGTGTGAATGGTGTTTACAATCAGGACTTATCGCCAAATATGTTGCTCATTGAGTTTGGCGGCATAGATAATACCGAACAAGAGCTGCAACGAACGATGGCGGTATTAGCGCAAGCGATTCGTTTGGCGTTTGTCGAAACGATTGTGTAG